In Panicum virgatum strain AP13 chromosome 5K, P.virgatum_v5, whole genome shotgun sequence, the genomic window CTTCAGGTTGGAAAGGAAGTCATATTATACGCCGTGTTGAGATCTGAGCTACCTGTGGCTAAGGGGACAATTGTTTCAACTAATCCAACCACCTTGGTAGGAGGTCAGCCTCTTGGAAAGCAATATTGTGAAGTTATTGTTAGTTTAGTGCTGAAAAGGGATGCGATTCTGCCTCGTCCTCATGCTGAGATGAACAATATGGGTGATGCTCTTATGATGGCAATTGCATGGCCATATAAAAAGGTAACCTAAACTTTTTGTTGTTTATGTCTTTTGCATCAATGGTGATTGGCCAAGTTTCTAACTAATGATGTGTATCTTAGTTGAAGGTTACCAAGGCATCAAAATCCTCCTTGAGTACTGCAGGTATTTAGTCTGAATTTTACTTTCAACAAATAACATAGAGCAATCTGCGCTGCTTCTCTTCTTGTGACATGTGAATTCATAAATTTTGAAAGCAAGTGATCTGCATAGAGTAATCTGCATGGCAATTAGCTTATCTTTGTCAAAATAGTATGAGAATTCTGCAAACATAGTTACTTGCTGCTCTAATGACTAAGCATATAACAAGCTTGTGTAGTGTGTACATAAGGAACTACACTAGTATGCTTAGTTAGGTTTTGCTCACAATGGTAAACAATTAAGATCACTTGGTCCTCTGATATCCACTAATATAACAGTAACTACATTTCGAATGGTTGTATgtcatttctttttttcataCTTTGCTGAAAACTGCTACTGATTACATGCTATACTCACTTTCAGGCAGTGCTGAAAGAAATGCTAAGAACTAGGAAGGATGCTTGAAGCTGTTTACAAGTTCGAAGATCACATCAAGATTTTgtgtttattttgttttggaGCTCCTGCAGATGAATATTTTGCACAAGCTTAATGGCTGTAGTGAAGTGTGATAGTTTGACCTGTAATGGCAGATGTGGAAATGCTAATGGCTTACTCATATGCAAACTTGATGGCTTTTGGTTAGAAATGATGGATGTTTCTGCTCATAGATGCAGACTTGATGCCTATGAGCTAGCTAGCTTTGTATGGCTGTAGTGTGCAATTGGACTAGCTTATAGCTAGCTACCTCATGTATATGGAATTATAGATAATTTAGTATTAATGTTATATGCTCACTTTCAGTGAATCGTTATGAATGTTCCAATGTTGGATTTATCACATGATTGAACTGTTAATAGAATAATTATAGATATATATGTGGAATAAAATATATGTTTGCTCATGGGAATAGTTGCTGTCGGACAGTTGGTCGGTATTTCTTTCATGGGGCGTCGGTCGGTAAAAATGTGTCGGTCGGTATAGTTTTATACCGACGCCACTTTTACCGGCTAATAGTTAGTGTCGGCATAGTTTTATGCCGACCGATGGTCGGTCGCTATAGTGACTTATAGTGACCATAATGTAGTAgtggtttcccaaccgggacaaattccccgttctgtagtagtggtttCTAACAAAATATGAAAAGAAAATACTATTTTTCTTATCTATTAAAGCTGGTCTAACATAAAATACAGTTTGTCAGATAATAGAATTTGAATACATGGAGAACGACTAGCAATAAAATATATGGACAATGAACACAGCATAGGACATGATGGGTCCATTTGATCGTTCATGTTCTCTCATCGTTCATGATATCACTTGAGTGCAACCAACTCAGTCCATGTTATCCTAGAATATTGTGCCAGTGATCAGGTCGATCAGTGCCTTTGCCAGATTCGGCACTTCGAATTATGTGTGACAAATGTCACTGCCACGATCACCTGTGGTTTTAGGACTCATCAAATAAGAATTCTAGATAGATAAGGTAATTAGGATAACTATTAAACAGTTCCATCACTTATACTTTTGACAAGCATTTTCTAAGATTACTTATGATTGAGACTTGCATTAGGAAAAGactgatctttttttttaatgcgAGTAAGAGGACTGATCCACAATCAAGAAAGGATCAGATAAAGAGAACCCTCTGCCCCTTAAGCCCTTGCATTACACCACTGCTGTAAACCTTCACATGCAACTCACCGCTACTCTATcgttaaaaaaaaactcaccgCTACTCTATGCTACCAagtttcctcttaatgaaatacgtgctcaggcacgttcGCGAAAAAAATCTTAGGTTCAGAGAATTAGCTATCATCAAGAATTGTTCTTGATAAGACCTCCGCATATATGCTTTGTGAATTGTCCTGTCTATGAAGGTTAGGCCACCGAAGTATGCCCTACCTCTTCACTCACTCAAAAGACATGCCTTGAGATATAGCTCATAGATGTGACAAATACAGAACAAAATCAGTACAAAATGTAGGAGGAAAAGTAGAAGAAAAAGGCTCAAAAATTGCATTCACTTGTTTTCTCCTTAGACTATTGTTTAGGTCAATTCAATGTCGACCTCAACGATTTCTTGTGATGCCCGATAGTctctgactttgtttgacagcAGTTGGCACTTCTCTGCTATATATTCAGCAGTTGACATTCGAAGGTACATCTGTGAATGTGATATAAAATTAAGTATTGGATCCGATGTGAGAATCTGCTAAAAAAGATTGGTAAGTTTGATGATGCTCAGTGACAATATGGTTGATACCTGAAAATAAAAAGAACATGGTTGAAGGGATGTTTGAGAGAGCTTCTCCCAAAATGGCTTCACTGGTGAAGCCAAAGCCAGTGAAATCACCTGGCATCTAGTTCATTTTTACCTAAACTTATAAAACGATTTCTAACTCTATCAGCAAAAATAGGTGAAGCCAAAGTCAGCAAAAACCCTATCAAACGGTCTCGTAGTTTTTATTCTTTCCATATTTTGAACATTGCATGCATAAGTCATCTGAGTGAAGTCATCAGAAAAAATTCAAGGCAAAAGTACGATCATTGCAACAAAGCTCTAATTCCTAACTCTGCCAGAAATCTACTTAAATGTTATCTGCTATTTGACCAAGCACAATAAACAGTACATGGCTTCAGAACATCTCTCCCAGTCCTTATTAATTATACTCCCTGATGAGTTCAACCGTACAAACTAAAGTGAATATTATATTTTTCTACCCCATGATGTGGACTCCTACTTTATGCATACAAGTGATTTGACCAAAGCAGCGAATGTCTTTCCGTTGGAGATTCTTGAAATTTCTCCGCTACGGAATCGATCTTCAATTCTAAGTACCACTCTTGCCTGTAAATATCAACACCCATGTGTTACATGGTTCCTTCCTTTCTAGTAGCAAATTACAAGCTTCCACATATCAGATCTCTTGATACCCACTTTGCCTGGAATCCCTACCCTCTTTCAGATGCTCCTTATCCATACAAAATGCCACCTCTATGGCCAGATAGCAAAAACTTTAAAATTAGAAAAGGCGACTTTGAGCGCGGCATTGTATACCTCTCCATGTCTGATGAGGTGGGGCTTGGTTAGATGCTGAACATACAGGATAAGAGCTGGTCTTAGAGGCCATCCCTAATTCCCAATGCTATGCTATTCATTGTGCCTCTGTATGGAATCGGTCTTCTCCATTCTGACTTGGCTTGACGCTGACCTGATTCTTGGGATGGGTCACGTACGTAAGACTAGGCAACTGTGGCATTGGCCGTCATATCAATCTCGCTGAAGTTACGAATCCAGTGCGGATTTTATCTGAATGTGAAGAAACTGAAGTCCACTTGTAAAATGACATCAGCTTTAGCAAATTACCACAATTTTACATGAAGTATCAGGCTGTAAGTAGTCGTCAAACAGTTCGATTTCTAAAGAATTTTAAATTCACGCATTCCGATCCAGGCTCCACAAATATATTCCAAAAAGGATGGTTGACAGACTTGTAGTCAAGATCCAAGTACCACGTGCCACATATGCATTCGGATCAATATGAATGAAACTGGCATAAAAATATGGCAGTTTACACCGAAATGGTACCGGGCATCTTTTTCTTTGTGAGATTACATAGTACGCAGACACTCAcaatgcacgcacactcacacccctatgaaTGCACATAAGTCACCAGAGGCGGCTCGCCGTCAACAGGAATGTCGTCCGCCGCCATTAAATTCTTAAATATTTGCTTCCACGAGGAGTCGAACCTAGGACCTGAACTGCTACTAAGGCTCTTGTAAACACTAGAATACATGCCCTTTCACAGTGGCACTCGGCATCCTAACAAGGTACAAGGTACGTATTCTGTCCTAGTgttatactccctctgttccaaagaCTGTAATTCTACCTATATCCAAGTTAAACCATCTTAAGGGTGACCAGGTTTATAtaaaatttcagtatttatgaTATAAATAAGTATGATTAGATTCATCACGAAATATGGTTTCATAAGATAACTATTTAGTGTCATATAAGTGTTGACACTGTTTTTAGATGGAGGGGTGATCTAATATGACAATTGTTGAACTTATCAAAAGGTGTGTATTGGTATCTTTTGGCTCTTACGTTTATGTGAAAATTGGGCGCTCATTCTAAAACTTTTGAATTTTGGTATTAAATAAGATGGGAAGATCATTGCAAATGTATTTATGTGTTATATCTGTTGGCgacaggggcggatccagcaggggggctgggggggggggctcgagcccccctGCCCCCGGAAACTCCATTGGAGCCCCCCTGAGCCCCCCCCTCTTGATTTTTTCCCCTGTCATTGAAGAAAGCTCAAGGTTGAAGATGAACAGTGTGTAGTTGAGCCCCCCTCCTTTCTAgtctggatccgccactggtTGGCGATTAGCTTATTCAGCTTCTGATAGTTATGCCTTATTCTTATATTGCTCCATATCTATAGCTTTCCTTGAATCTTCTACACAGCTTATCCAACTCACATATGTAAGAAGACTAGATGACCATGATATGTCACaagaatctctctctctctctctctcccccccccccctatatATCCATCTCTTATTCTCTCTTCTTACTTGTCGAATGGGATAGCAGAGAACTAAAAAAGCAAGAGCCACATCTCGATCGGTATCAGGTCGCTGCACTTCTGTTGCCGTCCAAATATTCCATATTCTACACCGAATCGATCTGTGGTGTCGCAAGAAAGAGGCTTGGCCATTATCCATCACCTTTAATTTCGCGAGTAGATCGCTTCacactcttttcttttccctcctcTATTGCCAATGCACAGGTCCACACCTATATAAACCATCCTCCGTTCACCCAATTCTacgcaagcaagcaagcacatCTACTAGCAGGGGCGGATTTACAGAGGGGCTCTAAACCCCCCTACTGTCCAAAACCTCCATTGAAATCAAAGGAGAAATatgagagaaaaagagaaaaaaggtgaagaaatgagtggagatagagaggaggaggaaccaagcccccccccccccccccctaaattGAAACTCTGCGTCCGCCACTGTCTACTAGTCAAAGCATTTTATGAGAAGCTCGCTCGATCTTCTAGCTCGCCTACATTTTCCTCCTCAACTCTTTCAACAAGTTCCCGTAGAAGATCATCTTTCTGCTCGATGGACCGGGTGACGAAGCTGGCTTCTCAGCGTGAGGTGGTGATCTTCAGCATGAGCTCCTGCTGCATGTGCCACACGGTGACGCGCCTGTTCCGCGAACTCGGGGTGAACCCGACGGTGGTGGAGCTAGACGAGGACCCGCGGGGGAAGGAGATGGAGAAGGCGCTGGCGAGGCTGCTGGGCCGCAGCCCCGCCGTGCCGGCGGTGTTCATCGGTGGCAGGCTCGTCGGCTCCACCGACAAGGTCATGTCGCTCCACCTTGGCGGCAACCTCGTCCCGCTGCTGCGCAATGCCGGCGCGCTCTGGGTGTAGCCTGGCGCTGGCTGCTCTGGGTCACCTCACACACTGGCGAATAACTGAAGTGTGTGCTTTTTATCAGGAGACGGAGGAAAGTAACTGAGCAGGCCTTTTTTCTGCACTGTAATAATCTATAGAGGGGTGAGTGTTGGATCAGGGCCTTTCGTGCTCTAACGACGCATGTTTTGATATGTTCTGCATCTTTTTGTCGTCCGTATCGAAAGTTTCGTCAGAGTTAGCAGTTTGATGTggaaaatagtatgaaactgCATACTAAAGTGCCAGAGCTAGGATTCCTCCGCACACACCTTAATTGTAGCAGTTTATTCTACGCCAATAACTACTGCTAGACTGAACAGAATTTCTATTAAACTTGTACAGTAGTTCAGTAATCGAGACGATCTATTACTACTGAACATTGATCAGTAACTTAATAAATTTAGTTCAGTAATTTGATGATTATTTTTTCTAGTATCTTAGCTAGTTGGGCTGGCTTTTGGCAGCTCTCGCATAGGCCATAATAGGCCCCAaaaccaaaaaaacaaaaaactccCTCCAACAGGCAGTCATATTCTGTGCCCACTAGCTCCAAGGTATATATAACAAAAGTAAGCCACTAGCATCAGACCATTATTAGGGTCCAGGTAGTATTTCCTTCGGCAGCTAAATATTGTAAAATCTTGTCAATAATGCTTGGAACTCATCTAGCTCGATGCGCTCATGGAGTTCAATGTTCTCTTTAGAAGTTTAGAGTTTAGAACCTGCGTGTGGGAGCACTGGGTCTAAAAAGCACTGGCCCGACAAATAAACCACACTGTTTGCTAACCCAACTTTTGGATGCCTACTAGCTGGAAACGATTCCACGGTAATGCGTAGTCACTGACGTGTGGCTCTGACCTCACATATCAGTAAGCCAATGTCACTCTGAAGTatttgttgacgcaaaaatccaCCGATCACTGCTGGAGAAAGGCACATCAGTGCCGGTCATAGGACggcttagtgccggtccctgtggccggcactaaatggccggcactaatgtgacagacgttagtgccggctactctgaccggcactaacgtgcacaTGTTAGTGCCGGCCCGAAATAccaaccggcactaacgtgctcgACACCACCCGACGCCTGGCAGCAAGGTTATTGCTGGCTGGTATATAACTGGCCGGCACTaaacattttcttcttctttatgttttcttttctttttcgtttttatacgtatggctatgcgtatttctacGGTATGTGACTATGTAGTCGTACTTTTTGCATTGCACAGTAATATTAGGACCGCATATCAcactaatattatatatatatacatacatatatattcgTCATGTACGGAACACTTCggagttcaaaagtacttgagatattacaaattattaagcatcaactatagtaatgtatcagcttcctcgtcgtcggatcttctttgGCGACGCTTgtacggagatcgccatgaaattcgcccttaggatttatgacttcatcgagcaggaatccgcatatagcttcttgaattgccctgacccgagccatttcaatgagttcttctttcatccaccaacgctgtcacatttttcgataaaaacacaagaataaaaaataatgaattaaaataatgagcagatgtgattgtgctcagGTACGTTGAATGCCTCCACTTTCATTTGCaatttttcacttgcaaaagagttgatccactcgcatatgtagtatccacataagttaTTTCCTTGGTCCggtctccaacactatggacaaatgtgggttacgatatagaatatttttgatgtttattgcgaatgacattagtagcgagagtatattcataccggaaaatcagtgAACCAACGAAGAGActcgatttcacctatgggcaagcctatgtgtttgcggaggtagcgactccatgcaatatttaccacctcgatgagatcttggtactttgatttatcttgccttaacgagtcgtacaccaagaccttgtgctcctcaattcgaatacaaagcaatatccaatgaaagctgtgcatatacatacgcacaatcaattaatgttgattataatagttattaaatagtattattaatatgaagggattgaaaaaaagaggctacactgatggttgtatggcaagagaatgaagggacacatgctattcttacgtaaccccctgtatataacattgactatgtctTCAGGCTTTTGCGCTACCGATTGCTCTTGTATAAcatcggggtcgaagaacccgacgttatggaagttcttctttcggcaaatttgaatttttgacctacgggacacaagaaaaatggggatcagtcaacacacaaggctaaaataataaaacgagagacaatacttacatgcaccatacactgatgaggggcttgtgaagggcatcttgatggtataaatcgtaaagtgctgcaaactcaatatatacatcatctgccccccgccagaaatgctcatctttaatccgagctgggaacatctctaattcattagatttagattgcacggcataccatttgtgtaactcggccaatctcgttggtaggaatggtagcaactctggccatatcaaaggttcaccaagtacaaactttttcttaccgcgggcattctgtagggcctccccaagcaattgagcccttgttagatcagtttgcaatatcatcccagccatggtcaatggatctcttgattcatcgggacattcttcacgcggcactatcaacggagggatcgattgtttggactgctctccgagctggggaatggtctttgcattaatccgccgattcttggggttgctgtagcactttctgatctgccgatcataatccgactccctttctttctccttggtgggatctttaatgaagtgtttaatgaagtgtgcctttgcaaccggatctatttctggcttcttgttcgcagcctccctcagtagcttgcgcttcagcaagaaggtttgaaacgattcttctgcctcttcctcttctggagccttcgctttcttctttctttgctgcttatgaGCTGGCTAgaccgaaggtaccgtgtatgccttctgtcgctgactctgattctgttgtgcggctggtgatgatgccggaattggctcgctttgtgcggctggtgatggcggatccatgctggggtcccgtgcaggcggtggagaaggtgggacaacactaggattcctgtcagctggcgttggtgatctttgccttgagcaccgagcggaatcTGTGGCTGCTTTCACCAATCTTATGTCGTGCTTTGGCCACAcgatccatgtgtgtacggcatgttgtagttctgtttcttcaggacctatagggatcgggaggtccatgtcttcccagcgttcttcagtaattcggtcaacaaagactctgacgaatccttcaggaatcggctggcaatATATTGTCCCgccttcttcttggacttccgcataaccctcagcacaaactttgagctttttcccataaagaaccagaagctcacattgggtcctaacggtgatgtcgtcaatggggtccctcggcctatcggcacccaaattagggtgctccgtggaagcaacactgctacgacgctgagaggggggctgatctccacattggcagttggttggtccgagcgttgcccaactgttgcctcaagtgacattatcTGGTTTTCTAGGCTACGGATCTTCTCtgccactactgccttgcttctgcatcggcttcggtaggtttcgagatctccggaaaagccatatttccatggaactacacCCACGCCTCAggtccgtccagtgtgttccgcattcccaagagcgtaagtaagctcgtcattctctctgttgggatggaaggttccttcttccGTACGCCTCATTGCATCGtcgagtctttgggcagcctctcttagtacgtcactagtcacaaacattctagtgtcggggtctagtgtgcctccatgagcatagaagtaataccttgctcgtttgggccaactcaaggtctgcggtacgattccttttgcaattaaattattttccatcttttcccatttcggaaCAACAACCTTATAACCTCCAGGCCCAAGTCTATGGAAGTTTGTCTTCTTGCTAGCATTCGTTTTGCCTTGAATTGAGGCTGCAACGCTGTCAGCACTGTGCTTGTAGTTtacgaattcattccaccactctcgttgcttcttccagactttatcaaaatctggtgtgaggcccttgttgacaaagtttgccaccaattttttcttgaacgagTACAACAATacctctttccataacaaatctttctctgaatctggcacgatatcttcaggtcgatcagagactttattttgcttccaaagcttgtactttatggggacgctttccctaacaagatatcccaattgatttacaaatgtcgtcttaatttgaccaggggctagtggctcgccggttgcttcgtcgatctccgtgatggtcgtacatcctaccatcttcctcttggagccacgtttccgtttaggcttcgtcgatcctgatgcctgaaaaaATATCTAAAAATTAATACAAGTTGTCcacgcatatatatatatacatatatatatatatatatacatatatatatatatatatatatatatatatatatatatatatatatatatatatatatatatatatatataaaagcgGGTTCGTGACTGTCCGCAAATTAATCAAGCGGGTTGCTAGCAACTAGTGGACGTCGCGGCAGGTATGCATAACCCGCATAACCCGCAAACAAGTTTAGCTAGCTTTTTTTCTTCACAACGGTTCACTTGTACGTATTGTTCGAAAACATCATAAAATCTTTGAATGTTGAACAATTAAGTAAACATTCAATGATGGATATCCCTTTGGACAAGGGTTCCAGATCGAAAATTATCATGATATTAGGTAACTTATTGACTGAAACATTTATGAGAATTTTTAGCAGGAGCACGATTGCTTACACAAGGACTGAAATCATCAATAAAGCTAGCAACATAACACAAATAGTTCGCACCTGGGCCGCATGTGTCACAAACAAGAATCTTTGAACAtttatcctgatgcctgaaagaatatctaaacttttatacctcggcttcctcgacattttcttcttcctccccactaatattttgctcctcgccgccatgataatgcaagtttaaaaattgtCTGCCATCGTTCTctcgtcctcatcaaactctAGAGCAATGTACCCAGTACTACCACGAATGAGCTCGTGCATTAACTCGTCTTGGTTGTCCGTATGATCCATTTCCATtacctgaaacaataaaaaaacattAAGTATTTTCTACTACTAGTAAAAATGTCCGTGCGGCACGcatgtatttaaaaaaatattgtacaCTAGTTTATATTCATAAATGCTTCGTCGATTTTTTTATTCATTCGGCATAGAACTACCACGAATGCCTCTTCAAGATTCAAACAAACTAAGGCATATTTCAAGATTCAAGCAATTTATTGATTCCAATCAGTTCACATTACAACAATGGACCAATAATCAATAAATATAAGCAAATATTGCATGTAGCTGAAACAGCAAAAATTTCCCTACCTGTGATTCAAGCACTTAGATTCACACTCCACTAGATTCAAGCACCCTATCAAGGGCTTTATGCTGCAAACATCAGAATCATAGTCAAGATATATATAAACAAACGACATTATCAGATCAACATATCACAAGTACTAAAGGTTCACAAAGGGCACAAAGGACATTATCATAAATGCTCataggattttttttattcaatcGGCATAGACAACAAAGGTTAAACTCAATTTAAATCATGGCTGAATTTAAACTCAATTTAAATCATGGCTGAATTTGAACACATGTttataatttgtttgaattcagcACTCTATtgacaaaaaatatattaaaagcATAAAGCCATAAGCACAGTTTGCACAGTTCAACTAGGCTTTCAGTTCTTTTAGCCATGACAAACCATTTTCTGACCATAAAAGGCCAGCTGACCACACTTTCAATCAAATTcagtagcagcagcaagagAATTACCAACTATCTAGAAAATATCACTTAGATTGATGCTAAATTATCCTCTCACTCTCTTTACTCTATTCATTCCAGGGGCAGACCCAGCTACTTAGCTATATATAAACAAACGACTATATGCACTGGTACTATAGGTAAGAATCCAAATATCTTAACTGGAGAGAACATATATAAGCAGAGGACGCTTTATAAGTTTGCTAATGGCTAGCTCTGATTGCCCAGAAATGAATAGATGTCCAGGTGAATGCCGCTCATTATCGCTCAAAACCCAGACATAATTCTATCCCTGCCCACTAATCCAGACATTATCGCTCAAAACATAACTGAGCATCCAATAATTCTATCCCTGCCCAAAAACACAATATATCATCTTCCTCCAGACAAATCCACCAAGGCTTGCCCACTAACAACTCTAGAATATAGCTAGCAATCCAAAGATAGAAGCACAGAGTTTCAGCTTCAAACCAATTGATAATAGAACATAACAACAATAAATCTGTTTGTTTTAGTATAATACAGCCAAAAGGAACTTCACCGGGGCTTCATGGAGATAATTGTTTAGTATAATACAACCAATGCAGATTGATTTGAAAGATTACTATTTTTCATTCTGACATATAGGACGTGTGCATGCCAGAACTGTAAGTAGTGTCAAGGGAGAAGTAAAGTTGCTCCATGATACAAGATTAATTCTAGGAATTAAAGGGAGCCGAGAATTGATGTAATTGTAGTCCTAGAGttatggatcacttggacaGCACTAAACTTACAGTCAATAATTCAGAAGGTGATGCAAATTAAATTGATAGTTAGAACACCTTCTGAATTCCACAAGACCGCGCCGGGGACGAGGCACCGGGACGGCGGACGACTggggcggcgtgggcgcgcgatGACGAGGATGAGGACGAGGGCACGCGAggtcggggcggcggccgggacggcggacgaccggggcggcgcggacTCGCGAGGACGAGGAGACGGCCGAGCGCGCGGTGTCAGGCCGGCAGGGATGGCGGGCGACGGTCGGGACGGCGGGGGACGacccgggcggcgccggcgcgtgaggacgaggatgagggggacgaccggcggcggcggcgaggacgagccgagggcggcggcggcgctcgaggcACGTCGATTTGAAGAATGAACCAAGTGTGGGCGCCGATCTCTGTTTTGGGGGCAGAGCAGCACGTTagttccagccggcactaacctgccCCCGTGACGTCAGGTGGTGCAGGTTAGTGCTGGCTAAtaattctagccggcactaacttgctcCAGTTAGAGCCGGCTAggtttaccagccggcactaacatgtcCCATCTGGCGGGAAGCCAAAATTGGCCGCACCAATTCCTTTGTACCCTAAATTTTTAATATTTACAATAATATATCAAAAATTTATTCATAATAGGCTTAATAATTAgaataatataacaaaaattGAAATCTTAAATTTTTTTAGCATATTGTTAATTATATCTACACACTAATAATAGTAATCGAAGTAATTTAACGAATATGCAaccattatcaattatgtgtagcttATAGGGTTTATATGTGTATATGTTTCTGTTATTCGTAATAAATCAAAAACATTTCATattgatccatgcaaaaatattcaaaaaacttttcaatagtagcCTATATAATGATGTAATCTATTCGCATATTACTTGATTATTTAtttgtaatttaatgtttcaatttttctagtaatgcaaaattagtgaacgtaaaaaatatttataccatgc contains:
- the LOC120706919 gene encoding glutaredoxin-C1-like produces the protein MREKEKKGEEMSGDREEEEPSPPPPPPKLKLCVRHCLLVKAFYEKLARSSSSPTFSSSTLSTSSRRRSSFCSMDRVTKLASQREVVIFSMSSCCMCHTVTRLFRELGVNPTVVELDEDPRGKEMEKALARLLGRSPAVPAVFIGGRLVGSTDKVMSLHLGGNLVPLLRNAGALWV